CTCGCTTTAGGCGTAGCCGCTTTGGCTGCCGTCGCCCTTGTGCGAGTTGTCGTCTTGGCTTTAGCCGGTGCACGCTTTGTAGCAGACGCTTTCGGCGCTTCTTCTTTTGTCGTTGACTTCTCGACCTTAGCCGCCGCTTCTTTCGCCGCAAGTAATGCCACTTGCTCGACCAATAAATCTACTTTTGCATTTAGCAACGCGAGTTGTTGCTCTTTTTGCTGTCTTTTTTGACCACCCGAAAGTACGCTAAATATCGGATTGGCGGTAACAAGCTTTTGCGCGGTATCAACGAGCGAAAACGGATTAAGTGTGCGTTTCAATTCACTTTCCACTTCCATGCCCTTTGCTTGCATCGCCATAATAGTCTCATGTGTGTCGTCTATTTTTTGACTCACCATGCCAGCTGCTTGGTCTAGTTTTGCTGAAAGCAAGTCAGAACCTGCGAACAACCATCCGAAGAGCGGTGACGATTTTAATGAAGAGGATGAAGTACCGTTAATCGTAACGAGAGGATTCTCTGTCACGGTTTCGCCAGTATTTGTCGTTGTTGGCGTATTTTTGTTACTCATGATGCCTCCTTGTGAGGAGATTTTTGTAGGAATGGTCAAGGGCCAAACGTGTATCGTTTTTGGCCCTAGTCCCAACACATCAAGTGTTGATGTGTTATATGATGTCACTAACGCAGTTGTTGTAAACTTGCTATACGCCAACGTTTACTTGCTTGCAGCTAATTTAGCTACCGCTTCAGTTAGTGCATCAATTTTTGCAGATAGCTCTTCGATACGCTGGTCAGCTGGCTCTGAGTCTAAACCTAGCTTTTTACGAACGTCAGCAACACGGTTTTCAACATCATTAGTAGTAGACTTGAACTTGCTGCGCGCATCGTCTTCTAGTGTTTCACCTTTGCTTACAAGTTCGTCGAACATTTTGCTCGCTTCTTCGCTAAGCTTTTCGTAACGACCTTGTGCCTCTTCTACGCTTTTTCCATAAGCGCCAAGACCCGCTAACCAAATTTTACGAGCCATTTCTTCAGCTTCGTTGATTTTGCCTTTAATTGTATCTGTAGTAGTCATTTTCAGCTCCTATGAATGCTAAATGTGAGTGTATCTTCAACACCATGAGTTCAATTTACGCTCAACAATTAGAAACCGCATACTAAAAACTAAAAAAAATAAAAAAAGCCCGAAACAATGTCGGGCTTTTGTATTGATGTGAGGTTTTACGCTCTAGCAAACATTGTATTCGCTACAGTGAAACTCCTGCTAAATGCAGTACAAATGCGTACTCTAAAGCGGTAGACTCAAAGCGCTTAAAGCGACCCGAAGCGCCTCCGTGACCAGCCTCCATGTCAGTTTTGAAAAGCAGGAGGTTGTCATCTGTTTTCATTTCTCTTAGCTTCGCCACCCACTTCATTGGCTCAAAGTACTGTACTTGTGAGTCATGTAGACCTGTTGTAACAAGCATGTTGGGGTATGCTTTCGCCTCTACTTGGTCGTAAGGTGAGTATGACAACATGTATTCAAATTCAGCTTTATTGGCTGGATTTCCCCATTCGGTATACTCACCAGTAGTTAGAGGAATAGAGGCGTCACTCATAGTAGTGACCACATCAACAAATGGGACGTGTGCACTTACACCTCTATAGAGCTCTGGTGCCATATTGACGATAGCCCCCATTAATAAACCGCCAGCGCTTCCACCCATAGCAAAAACACGTGACTCGTCAGCATAATTTTTTGCAACTAGGCCTTTGGTTACATCAATGAAGTCGGTGAAAGTATTCACTTTGTTATCCATTTTACCGTCTTCATACCACTCTCTACCCATCATCTGACCGCCGCGAATGTGTGCGATAGCCACAACGAATCCTCTGTCTAACAACGAAATCCAGCTACTTCTGAAAGTGGGGTCAATAGTTGCGCCGTAAGAGCCATAGGCATATTGATAAAGTGGATTCGTACCGTCTTTCTTAAACTGGCTTTTGCGGTATACCAACGAAACAGGGACTTCAGTACCATCGCGCGCTTCAATCATAACGCGCTCAGACGCATAATCAGCAGATGAAAATGTCTCAGATACTTTCGTTTGCTTCATAACTTCAGTTTCGAAGGTATCAAGGTTTACGTCAATGATAGACGCTGGCGTGGTCAAAGAACTGTAGTAAAGACGCAGCTTGTTGGTATCTATCTGTGTGTTACCTGTAAAAAATGCGCCGTAAATGGGATCTTGTGTAGGTAAAACTTTTTGCTCGCCCGTAGTTAAGTTATGAACCACAAGACGCAACATGCCGTTCTCTTTTTCTTTTACAACCAAATGGTTGTTCATCACTTCAATGTCTTGAACAAATACATCTGGGCGGTGCGGAACCACCTCTTCCCATTTTGAAACATCATCGGTAGCGTCAGCTGGAGCTTTCATTACCTTAAAGTTCTTTGCATCAATATTCGTTAAGACGAAGTAAGCATTACCTAACTTTTCAACACTGTATTCTTGACCGTCTTGAAGCGGTAGAAAGACATTTGTACCGCTTGTAGGTTCGTTTGCGTCAATCAGTGTTACGCCTTTCTTATCAGTGTTGCTGTGGTAAATGTAGATGTCTTCATGATCCTTACTTTTCCCGATAAAGGTGTAAAACGTAGGGTCAGTTTCTTCATACATCAACACGTCTTCACTTTGCTGTGAACCCAGCTTGTGGCGATAAACTTGATAGCCCAGAAGCGTTTGTGGATCTTTTTTCACATAAAAAAGGTGTTGATTGTCATTCGCCCACACCACTTGTCCCGACGTACCTTCTAGCTCATCAGCAAGCATTTCACCTGTTTTTAGGTTCTTGATGTTGATGGTGTAAATGCGACGACTCAAGGTATCTACCGAGTAAGCAATAAGATTGTTATTCGTACTAACTTCATAGTCACCAATGCTGAAATATTCATGCCCTTCAGACATAACATTCGCGTTTAGCAACACTTCAGGCTGAGCGTCTAACGACGGTTTACGCAAATAAATTGGGTATTCGTTCTCGCCTGAGAAGCTCGTGTAATACCAATAGCCATTTGAAAAAGCCGGAACAGTAGAGTCATCTTTTTCAATACGCGCTATTAATTCTTCATACAGCTTTTCACGGGTTTCTTTAAGCGGCGCTAATACCGTTTCAACATAGTCATTCTCTTTTTCTAGATGACCTAGGATGGCTTCATCGGTGCGCGAATCGTCGCGCATCCAATAGTAGTTATCGGTTCGTGTGACGCCGTGCGCTGTCATCTCGTAAGGCACTTTTTTGGCGACCGGCGCTTGCGCTTGCGTATTTAATACCACGCTAGATGCCGTACTTTGTGGTTTTTCCATCGGCGTTTTTGCTACCTCGCTATCGGCACTGCAACCCGATAATAGGCCACCTGCAGCTAGTGCAATCCATACATATTTCATTCTTATTCCCAATTGTAAGGTTTGTTTTTATCAACCTATTGAGTATATCCAATTGGAATTTTTGGTCTACACGCTATGTGATTGCGCACGGGGCAAAGTATGTGAAAAGTGTTACAAGATATTTGACTGAGGCTCTGCTTCTATGACTCAAGTAACAAAAAAGCGCCTTAACGGCGCTTTTTTGTTACTTGAGGGCGATGAGTACTGACTTAGTCTACTAAGTCTTTTGGCATTTCATCTCGAATTTCTTGCCACACCTTACCACTTTCAATACCGTATTTTCTCACAACAACCGGCACGCGGTCGTACTCACCTTTTTCAGCGACTTCTAATAAGTCTGCGTAGTACTTATTTGCAACGTCACGGGCTTGTTGATAAGAGAAGAAAAAGCCACCAATTCGCGAATACAAACCTCTAAAGCCATTCATCATCAATACAAACACATTATTGTTAGAAGCTAATGCAAGGTCATGCGACATTTGATAGTCAAATTGAGCAAATGCTAAACCTTCTTGCTCAACGTTTTTGTATCGAGCAATAATCTCTGCTGACTCTTGAGGGTTGTTACGGATCGCACCTCTGATAAACACGGCACTAAGATTCGTTCTCGCTGCTAACAAATTATCAACTAACTCAGGAATACCCTCTTGATCGAGTCGAGCTAGTGTCTCAAGAATGTTCAAACCACACGTTTCCCAAAAGTTATTCACTTTGGTGGGTTTACCGTGCTGAATTGTTAACCAACCGTCGCGCGCTAGACGCTGAAGCACTTCTCGTAGTGTGGTTCTTGTCACACCGATAAGCTCAGAAAGTTCTCTTTCTGCAGGCAGAATAGTGCCTGGTGGAAAACGTCCACTCCAAATTGATTCAACAATATATTCTTCGGCGAATCCAGCTGGACTCTGAGCCTTATAAATCATAACTAATCGCCTGCACGTTATTGTTATTTTGTAACTGATTGTACCAGATGCTCATTTATTATCACACTGAAATATGCCGCGTCCAGTAAAGCTTTTAACAACTTATTAAAAAATGACCGCTAGCAGGAGCAAAAGAACAAACCGCTGCTCACAAAACCAGCAACATTGTTCTATTTTGAATTTAAATAATAAACATCAAGGAAAAATCGATAAATATTCAGTGACTTTCACAGGGTGGGGTCTGTGATTTGCTTTCTCAAGGCGTTAATATCATGTACGCTTAATTTCCGACTATAATGACAGCAGCAAAACCGCAAAGCGAGTGAGAACCTCTTTCGCTAACAGCAGTTTATGTATGCAATACCCGGAACTACACAGTATGAAAGTGCGCAAAAACGTGCGCTTTGTTGTAAAAGGAACAGGAACTCATGCAAACCTCAATGATCGCGGCGATCTATAAGAACTTCCTGGGACACGCGCCCGACTGGTATAAAAAAACGATTATTGCCTTTCTCATTGTAAACCCCGTCCTCTTTATGGTGGACCCTTACATTGCAGGCTGGACGCTTGTTATTCAGTTCATATTCACGCTGGCTATGGCACTTAAGTGTTACCCCTTACAGCCTGGAGGTTTGTTACTGATTGAAGCCATGTTCATCGGTATGACATCGCCGGGACATATGATGCACGAAATCGAAGTCAACCTTGAAGTACTGTTACTCCTAGTCTTCATGGTGGCTGGCATCTACTTCATGAAAGACCTGTTGATGTACCTTTTCACAAAGCTTGTGATCAAGGTGCAAAATAAACTGGTATTGTCGCTTTCATTTATTTTTGCCTCAGCGTTCCTATCAGCGTTTCTCGACGCATTAACGGTAGTTGCAGTAATCATCAGCGTGGGCTTGGGTTTTTACTCAATTTACCACAAGGTCGCATCGGGCAAAGAATTTCACTCTGACCATGACCACACCAGCGACGATGAGCTTGGTAGCCACGATTTGGAAGATTTTAGGGCGTTTCTGCGTAACCTAATGATGCACTCAGCTGTTGGTACAGCACTGGGCGGCGTAATGACAATGGTAGGTGAACCACAAAACCTGATTATCGCTGATAAAGCAGGCTGGAACTTTGTTGAGTTTTTCATCCGCATGGCCCCGGTAACTATCCCAGTGTTTGTTTGTGGCCTACTGACCACCGTAGTGCTTGAAAAAACCGGTCTATTCTCTTACGGCGCCAAGCTGCCTTCTGCAGTGCGTCAGATTCTTGTAGATTACAACGACCACATGGACAAAGGGCGCAGCAAGCGAGAATCCGCTAAGCTTGTTGTTCAGGCACTGATTGGCGTGTGGTTAATTGTTGGTCTAGCGACTCACATGGCATCAGTGGGCCTTATCGGCTTATCAGTTATCGTTCTTGCGACCTCAATGAGTGGTGTAATTGAAGAGCACGCCCTTGGCAAAGCATTTGAAGAGGCCCTACCGTTTACAGCGCTGTTGTGCGTATTCTTTGGCGTGGTTGCAGTTATTATCGACCAAGGATTGTTCCAACCAGTTATCCACTGGGTTCTGTCGTTCGAGGGCGAAACACAAATGGTAATGTTCTACCTCGCAAACGGTGTGCTCTCTATGGTGAGTGACAACGTGTTTGTAGGCTCAGTGTACATTACAGAAGTCACTGCTGCTCTACAGTCTGGGCAAATCACCCGTGACCAATATGATATGCTTGCCGTTGCCATTAACACGGGTACTAACTTACCAAGTGTAGCAACACCAAATGGACAAGCCGCATTCCTATTCCTGCTAACCTCGGCAATAGCGCCTTTGCTTCGTTTGTCTTACGGCAAGATGGTAATGATGGCATTACCCTACACTATTGTACTTACAATTGTAGGTTTGCTTGCCACTTACCTTGGTCTGGCAGATGCAACGCAATGGTTATACGACATGCACTTGATTGAACATCACAGTGTGACGGATGTTGGCACTGGTACGGTAAGCCACTAAGCCATGCGTTCACTTATTCACAATATTAGTCAGTGGGCAGAGCATAAGTCATCGTGGCTTGTGCTTTTCGCCACCTCGCTGGCCCTCGAAATAGCCGCGCTGTATTTTCAATATGGTATGGGGCTTAAGCCTTGTATTATGTGTATTTATCAGCGTACGGCAATGTATGGCATTGTTATATCTGCTCTTGTTGTTTTGATTAAAAACAATGGACTCACTCGTATGGTGGGCTTTGCAGGTTGGGCAGTGTCTAGTGCATGGGGCTTTTTAATTGCTAAAGAGCATATCGGTATTTTAAACGCAGCCAATCCATTTTTTGCTACCTGCGAAATTGTGCCGAACTTTCCGTCTTGGTTACAGCTTCACGAGTGGATACCTGCTGTATTTGCCGCTGAAGGCGACTGCCTAGAAGACAGTTGGCAATTTTTATCAATGGGCATGGCTGAGTGGATGCAAATTATCTTTGCGGCCTACTTTGTCGTTTTCGTTGTTGTTTTTTGCAGCCGCTTGTTGGATAAGAAACCCTTTTGATTGACCTGTCCATACTTCCTTCTAGGCTCCCGCCCATTCACACCGAGCAAGGGCCTGTCACTATCCAACGCATTGCACACAAACATTGCAATGCGTTGTGTGAAGCTGGTCAACACTCTATTCACCACGTCAAACCGTGGTTTGGTGCATCGACTTGTCCGGTAACTCCGGCGCTGGCAAAACAATGTATCGAGAATATGGAAAAGGCGCGGGACACAGGTTATGGCTTGACCTACCTTCTTATGCACGATGAAAAGTGTTTGGGGATGGGGATTATTAATTACATCAACCACACCCACCTAACTGCAAACCTTGGCTACTGGCTTAGGCCTGATGCGTGTGGTAGAGGTTTAGCAACCGCTATTTGCGAAGCCCTTAAGAAGCTCGCATTCTCTCAGATGAACTTACACCGTTTAGAATGCTTTGTTGAGCCTAATAACAAGGCTAGCATTCGAGTTGCCGAACGTATTGGCGGTAATAAAGAAGGGCTATGCCGTAAACGTGTATTCGGCAGAGATGCCCTACTCTACGCTATCGTCAACGACTAAAAATAGCGTTTAATGCAAGACTAATCCAAGTCTTCAAGCGGCCAAACTGCAATGTAATCTTCAAAATCATTTAAGTCGACATCGGTTTCAAATACCGTCTTGTTGCGCACCGACATGCCCGCTGCATGCATAGCGTGCTTTTTCCCTTTGTTCAAAAGTGGGTGCCATGAGGGTAACCCTCTTCCCTCGTGTAACCGTCTGTAAGCACAACTGGGGGGCATAAAGAAGATATCTTTCAGATTGTCTTTTGTTAGCTTTACGCAGTCTGGCACAAGCTCTGTACGCTTAGCATATTGAGTACACTCGCACTTTTTGGTATTCAGGTATGAACATACAATGTTCGTGTAATGAATTTGTTCATTGGTATTAATGTGATCGGTAGGCGAATAATCTTCTGCGCTTTCATCATCAATAAACTTGTGAAGGCAGCATTTTGCACAACCATCACACAAAGACTCCCATTCGCTTTGAGTCATTTCTTCTAATGATTTAGTTTCCCAAAAAGCGGTCGTCATTCCCCGGTTACCTTTGTTTCTAGTGTAAAATAGTCATGTAATGAGATAGACACAATGTCACCTTCAAACAGTGGACCAACGCCTTTGGGTGTGCCAGTGAGTACAACATCACCAGCATCTAACGTAAATATAGTCGACATATGAGCGATTAACGGGATAATTTTGTGTAGCATTAATGCTGTATGCCCGCTTTGACGCACTTCGTTATTTATCGTAAGTGTAAACTTAAGGTCGTCCAAATCACCAAACGCATCAATTGGAATGAATTGAGACAATGGAGCACTATTGTCAAACGATTTTGCTCTCTCCCAAGGCTGACCATCGTTTTTAAGTGCCCCTTGTACCTCGCGAAGCGTTAAGTCAAGGCCTAAGCCTATACCCCAAATGGCTTCAGCAGCTTCTTGCTCAGTGGCATTTTTCAGTCCTTTTTTCAGTAGCACCGATACTTCAAGTTCGTTATGACAAGGACCTAGTGTAGTAGGAATAGCGATGTCGTTTGCAATATTACACATTGCCGCTTTTGGCTTCATAAACAACAACGGTGCTTCTGAAATTGTCGAGTTCATCTCATTGATGTGGTCGAGATAATTTCTACCAATGCACACCACCTTGTTTACTGGAAGTGCAATAGGCTTACCGTGATTGTCAATATGTTGATAAGTCATTAATAACCTCGCTTTATACGCTCAGAAAGATAGCCCACTGACACACCAAAGTAAGAAGAACGATTCCACTTCATGAGTGTATGAAAGTTGTCGTAGACCAAGTACACCCGGCCATTCTCACCATCGGGCATAATGAGTGACGCATTGACATCGGCATTGGGTAAATCTCGACCGTCGTATCGCGTTACTCCCTGGTCGCGCCAAAATGACAAGGGTTTCATATTTGCTTTTGACAGGCCTGATATTTTTACCGGTTGAGTCAGTTTGACCTGTCGTCCCCAGGTGCCTTGATCATTCCAGCCCTCTGACGAAAGATAATTCGCAATAGAGGCAAATACATCAGCTTTCGTTTGCCAAATATCCTTTTTGCCGTCGCCGTCATAATCGACAGCATAGTTGAGAAAAGAGACAGGCATAAACTGTGTTTGCCCCATCGCGCCCGCCCACGACCCTTTAAAAGCAGTCACATCGGCATGGCCCTCATTAAGTATTTTCAGTGCTGCAAAGAAGTTGTCTTTGAAAAGCTTTTCTCTTCTACCTTCAAATGCCAGTGACGCAAGGGCCGATAACACGCTGTAGTTGCCCTGAATTTTGCCGAAGTTAGATTCATTACCCCATAATGCCACGATAAAGCGAGCTTGTACGCCATACTCTTTAGCTATGTTATCGAGCAGTGTTTTGTTTTCACGATAAAGTGTGACAGCTTGATTAACCTTCCAATCCGGCACACGGGTAGCAAGATAACTGTCTAAGGTAATTTTTCGTTCAGGCTGATTCTTGTCTGATTTCACCACAGTTGGACGAAAACGAATGTCTGCAAATGCGGCGTTTACAATAGCAGGGTCAAAGCCTTTGGTAGCAGCCTCACTCTTTAAAGCCGAAACATAATTGGCAAACGCAGCCTCGGTTTCCGCGCTATCGTCTAGCGCATAGGCACTGACAGAGAAAGTGGTAAGCAGAGTGACAAAAATGCATACCCCTGCACCTGAATAATGATGTACTTGCTTTGCACACAATGCACTTTGCCAGCGTTTAAGACTGGTAATTAGATAATGTAACATGGATAACTTAGAACTTTTTGTCAGGCGTTTTAGACAGGCCAAGTGACTCGCGATACTGCTCTAACAAGTTGTCTTCTTTGGGCGGCATTTGTAAATAGAAACCTTTGTCATTGAGCTCATCGATCAACTTCTGTTTATCTACAAGACCCAAACGTTCGCGCTTTTCCAACGCTAATATGGTCACCAATTCTGGTGAACCAAAGCGCGCCATCAAAGGCTCTGGCACATCGCTAAAGTCACCTTTTTTAGGTACGTATAAATACATACCTTCTTTTCTTCGGGTTTTATATACCGCACATAGCATAATACGTCTCGCCTTGTGTTAGAGGTAAATTTTATTCGTTGTTATGGGGCATCGCCCAACAGTTTTGATACATAAGGTTGAAATAACGGCGCTCGCCACGTAGACAACACGTCAGGCTTAAGCCCCTGCACTCGCGTTTCATCAACTTGAAACCAGTACCATTTTAGCAATTGATTTAACTGCTTTTTAGAGGCAATAACGTCGCTACTTACACCATTTTCATCAGCAATTTGCTCAGAAACACTCTTTAACTCAGCCAGCGTCTTTTTATATTTAGGAATATCAATTAGACGCAGTACAACAGGCAACCTGAACTTTTCAGGCGTTTGCGCGAATTTAGTACGGGCTTCTTCAATAATTGCAACAATGGTATCGCCATAACGGCGCACCGATTGATGATTAACACCATTGATTCGAGATAATGCAGATTTGCTATCTGACAAACGCTGTGCCGCTTCAAATAAGTGCCCTTCTTTAAACACAAAGTTAAGCGCTAAGTCTTTCTTTCTTGCAGTATTCAAGCGCCATGCAGCTAACGCTTGTAAAACCGTTAACTGCTCTGCATTTAAACGCCAGCTATTTTTAATTTGTAGGTATGCGAAGTCTTCAGGCATTTGCGCTCGTTTTTTTGCACCTAGCAACGCGATTTCTTCAAACACCCAGTCTGCTTTACCTACTGCCTGTATTTCACTGGCTAACTGCTGATAACACGGCAGTAGATACAGTACATCATTAGCTGCGTAGCTTAGTTGCGCTTCTCGCAGCGGACGGGCTAACCAGTCTGTTCGAGACTCTCCTTTGTCCAGCTCTACGTCACAAAGCATTTCAACGAGCTTTGCGTAACCCAGCGTTGGCCCTTTTCCAAGTACGCTTGCGGCGAATTGCGTGTCAAAAATGGGGGTTGGAATAGTATCAAATGCAGTTAAGAACGTTTCTAAGTCTTCGGAACACGAATGCAATACCTTAACAACATCAGTATTTTCAAGCAGCGCAACAAATGGCTGCATATTTTCAATAGCGATCGGGTCGATTAACACCAACTGATGGCCGTCATACAGTTGAATGAGTCCTAAGTGGGGAGTAAGTGTACGTGTTCTTACAAAC
The DNA window shown above is from Alteromonas sp. KC3 and carries:
- a CDS encoding phasin-related domain-containing protein, whose amino-acid sequence is MTTTDTIKGKINEAEEMARKIWLAGLGAYGKSVEEAQGRYEKLSEEASKMFDELVSKGETLEDDARSKFKSTTNDVENRVADVRKKLGLDSEPADQRIEELSAKIDALTEAVAKLAASK
- a CDS encoding S9 family peptidase — protein: MKYVWIALAAGGLLSGCSADSEVAKTPMEKPQSTASSVVLNTQAQAPVAKKVPYEMTAHGVTRTDNYYWMRDDSRTDEAILGHLEKENDYVETVLAPLKETREKLYEELIARIEKDDSTVPAFSNGYWYYTSFSGENEYPIYLRKPSLDAQPEVLLNANVMSEGHEYFSIGDYEVSTNNNLIAYSVDTLSRRIYTINIKNLKTGEMLADELEGTSGQVVWANDNQHLFYVKKDPQTLLGYQVYRHKLGSQQSEDVLMYEETDPTFYTFIGKSKDHEDIYIYHSNTDKKGVTLIDANEPTSGTNVFLPLQDGQEYSVEKLGNAYFVLTNIDAKNFKVMKAPADATDDVSKWEEVVPHRPDVFVQDIEVMNNHLVVKEKENGMLRLVVHNLTTGEQKVLPTQDPIYGAFFTGNTQIDTNKLRLYYSSLTTPASIIDVNLDTFETEVMKQTKVSETFSSADYASERVMIEARDGTEVPVSLVYRKSQFKKDGTNPLYQYAYGSYGATIDPTFRSSWISLLDRGFVVAIAHIRGGQMMGREWYEDGKMDNKVNTFTDFIDVTKGLVAKNYADESRVFAMGGSAGGLLMGAIVNMAPELYRGVSAHVPFVDVVTTMSDASIPLTTGEYTEWGNPANKAEFEYMLSYSPYDQVEAKAYPNMLVTTGLHDSQVQYFEPMKWVAKLREMKTDDNLLLFKTDMEAGHGGASGRFKRFESTALEYAFVLHLAGVSL
- the fadR gene encoding fatty acid metabolism transcriptional regulator FadR; this encodes MIYKAQSPAGFAEEYIVESIWSGRFPPGTILPAERELSELIGVTRTTLREVLQRLARDGWLTIQHGKPTKVNNFWETCGLNILETLARLDQEGIPELVDNLLAARTNLSAVFIRGAIRNNPQESAEIIARYKNVEQEGLAFAQFDYQMSHDLALASNNNVFVLMMNGFRGLYSRIGGFFFSYQQARDVANKYYADLLEVAEKGEYDRVPVVVRKYGIESGKVWQEIRDEMPKDLVD
- the nhaB gene encoding sodium/proton antiporter NhaB — protein: MQTSMIAAIYKNFLGHAPDWYKKTIIAFLIVNPVLFMVDPYIAGWTLVIQFIFTLAMALKCYPLQPGGLLLIEAMFIGMTSPGHMMHEIEVNLEVLLLLVFMVAGIYFMKDLLMYLFTKLVIKVQNKLVLSLSFIFASAFLSAFLDALTVVAVIISVGLGFYSIYHKVASGKEFHSDHDHTSDDELGSHDLEDFRAFLRNLMMHSAVGTALGGVMTMVGEPQNLIIADKAGWNFVEFFIRMAPVTIPVFVCGLLTTVVLEKTGLFSYGAKLPSAVRQILVDYNDHMDKGRSKRESAKLVVQALIGVWLIVGLATHMASVGLIGLSVIVLATSMSGVIEEHALGKAFEEALPFTALLCVFFGVVAVIIDQGLFQPVIHWVLSFEGETQMVMFYLANGVLSMVSDNVFVGSVYITEVTAALQSGQITRDQYDMLAVAINTGTNLPSVATPNGQAAFLFLLTSAIAPLLRLSYGKMVMMALPYTIVLTIVGLLATYLGLADATQWLYDMHLIEHHSVTDVGTGTVSH
- the dsbB gene encoding disulfide bond formation protein DsbB, which translates into the protein MRSLIHNISQWAEHKSSWLVLFATSLALEIAALYFQYGMGLKPCIMCIYQRTAMYGIVISALVVLIKNNGLTRMVGFAGWAVSSAWGFLIAKEHIGILNAANPFFATCEIVPNFPSWLQLHEWIPAVFAAEGDCLEDSWQFLSMGMAEWMQIIFAAYFVVFVVVFCSRLLDKKPF
- a CDS encoding GNAT family N-acetyltransferase, with product MIDLSILPSRLPPIHTEQGPVTIQRIAHKHCNALCEAGQHSIHHVKPWFGASTCPVTPALAKQCIENMEKARDTGYGLTYLLMHDEKCLGMGIINYINHTHLTANLGYWLRPDACGRGLATAICEALKKLAFSQMNLHRLECFVEPNNKASIRVAERIGGNKEGLCRKRVFGRDALLYAIVND
- a CDS encoding YcgN family cysteine cluster protein encodes the protein MTTAFWETKSLEEMTQSEWESLCDGCAKCCLHKFIDDESAEDYSPTDHINTNEQIHYTNIVCSYLNTKKCECTQYAKRTELVPDCVKLTKDNLKDIFFMPPSCAYRRLHEGRGLPSWHPLLNKGKKHAMHAAGMSVRNKTVFETDVDLNDFEDYIAVWPLEDLD
- a CDS encoding fumarylacetoacetate hydrolase family protein; its protein translation is MTYQHIDNHGKPIALPVNKVVCIGRNYLDHINEMNSTISEAPLLFMKPKAAMCNIANDIAIPTTLGPCHNELEVSVLLKKGLKNATEQEAAEAIWGIGLGLDLTLREVQGALKNDGQPWERAKSFDNSAPLSQFIPIDAFGDLDDLKFTLTINNEVRQSGHTALMLHKIIPLIAHMSTIFTLDAGDVVLTGTPKGVGPLFEGDIVSISLHDYFTLETKVTGE
- a CDS encoding lytic murein transglycosylase, encoding MLHYLITSLKRWQSALCAKQVHHYSGAGVCIFVTLLTTFSVSAYALDDSAETEAAFANYVSALKSEAATKGFDPAIVNAAFADIRFRPTVVKSDKNQPERKITLDSYLATRVPDWKVNQAVTLYRENKTLLDNIAKEYGVQARFIVALWGNESNFGKIQGNYSVLSALASLAFEGRREKLFKDNFFAALKILNEGHADVTAFKGSWAGAMGQTQFMPVSFLNYAVDYDGDGKKDIWQTKADVFASIANYLSSEGWNDQGTWGRQVKLTQPVKISGLSKANMKPLSFWRDQGVTRYDGRDLPNADVNASLIMPDGENGRVYLVYDNFHTLMKWNRSSYFGVSVGYLSERIKRGY
- a CDS encoding YcgL domain-containing protein yields the protein MLCAVYKTRRKEGMYLYVPKKGDFSDVPEPLMARFGSPELVTILALEKRERLGLVDKQKLIDELNDKGFYLQMPPKEDNLLEQYRESLGLSKTPDKKF
- the rnd gene encoding ribonuclease D — protein: MQYQLITTFEQLEKVCTTAQRQEAIALDTEFVRTRTLTPHLGLIQLYDGHQLVLIDPIAIENMQPFVALLENTDVVKVLHSCSEDLETFLTAFDTIPTPIFDTQFAASVLGKGPTLGYAKLVEMLCDVELDKGESRTDWLARPLREAQLSYAANDVLYLLPCYQQLASEIQAVGKADWVFEEIALLGAKKRAQMPEDFAYLQIKNSWRLNAEQLTVLQALAAWRLNTARKKDLALNFVFKEGHLFEAAQRLSDSKSALSRINGVNHQSVRRYGDTIVAIIEEARTKFAQTPEKFRLPVVLRLIDIPKYKKTLAELKSVSEQIADENGVSSDVIASKKQLNQLLKWYWFQVDETRVQGLKPDVLSTWRAPLFQPYVSKLLGDAP